One Candidatus Woesearchaeota archaeon DNA segment encodes these proteins:
- a CDS encoding amidohydrolase translates to MNSTELRNKLNENAECSWHEFKTTEIICDFFTQNNIEFERLPKNGLIVRKGVPNVLLRAELDGLSFGAEVKHACGHDVHMAALASVLVSADNVIGVFQPSEEDYPSGAKYVLDFIGRFNAGISLHVDPSIPIGKIGIRAGYVMGSVDLIKFKVTGKSAHTATPYEGKDAILASAEIIQKTHQAFIGKNCSVVISLINGGVKDNIVCEDVRMTGTSRALDEKLRFQIKDEIEKICLKIETEFQVKINFEFIIGYPSLYNSPELAVKLRKSLEREFEVIENNPRLGNDDFAFFESNGPICMIRIGCGTGRLHSKEFYPSDEVVEICKKVFIACAIHLN, encoded by the coding sequence ATGAATTCAACCGAATTAAGAAATAAATTAAATGAAAATGCTGAATGCAGTTGGCATGAGTTTAAAACTACTGAAATAATTTGTGATTTCTTTACCCAAAACAACATTGAGTTTGAAAGATTGCCGAAAAATGGCCTAATTGTCAGAAAGGGCGTTCCAAATGTGCTCCTGAGAGCAGAACTTGACGGGTTATCTTTTGGTGCAGAGGTCAAACATGCATGCGGTCATGATGTGCATATGGCTGCATTAGCTTCAGTTTTAGTAAGTGCTGATAATGTTATAGGTGTTTTTCAGCCATCTGAAGAAGATTACCCTTCCGGGGCAAAATATGTGCTTGATTTTATTGGAAGATTTAATGCAGGTATATCTTTGCATGTTGATCCGTCTATCCCTATAGGTAAAATTGGAATAAGGGCTGGTTATGTGATGGGTTCAGTGGATTTGATTAAGTTTAAAGTTACAGGTAAAAGCGCTCATACTGCAACACCATATGAAGGCAAAGATGCAATTCTTGCGAGCGCGGAAATTATCCAAAAGACGCATCAGGCTTTTATTGGGAAGAATTGTTCTGTTGTAATATCGTTAATTAATGGGGGAGTAAAAGATAATATTGTATGTGAAGATGTGCGAATGACTGGAACTTCAAGGGCGTTGGATGAAAAGTTAAGATTTCAAATAAAGGATGAGATTGAAAAGATTTGTTTAAAGATTGAAACAGAATTTCAGGTTAAAATTAATTTTGAATTTATCATAGGATATCCGAGTTTGTATAATTCTCCAGAGCTAGCAGTTAAACTGCGAAAAAGTTTAGAGCGTGAATTTGAAGTAATTGAAAATAATCCGAGGTTGGGAAATGATGACTTTGCTTTTTTTGAGTCTAATGGGCCTATCTGCATGATTCGGATCGGGTGCGGAACTGGCAGACTTCATTCTAAAGAATTTTATCCATCAGATGAAGTTGTAGAAATATGTAAAAAAGTGTTTATTGCCTGCGCTATACATCTAAATTAA
- the gyrB gene encoding DNA topoisomerase (ATP-hydrolyzing) subunit B — MEQEKESYGADKITVLEGLKAVRKRPGMYIGSTGPRGLHHIVYEVVDNSIDEALAGYCSKINIIINTDGSISVEDNGRGIPTGMHPKLNMSALTVVLTKLHAGGKFDGEAYKVSGGLHGVGVSVTNALSIKLKAIIKREGKIHEQDFSQGNPVNKIHIIGDTTETGTTIIFTPDPEIFTETTIFSYETLQSRLRELAFLNRGIEINIKDERINKEHTFKYDGGIKEFVSYLNKNKIGLHAPIYFEKNKDDIGVEISLQYTDSYQENIYSFANNINTHEGGTHLSGFKSALTRAINQYSENNKLLEKNEKLSGEDVREGLTAIISIKIKEPQFEGQTKTKLGNSEVKGIVDSVIFSGLMSYFEENPQSARQVISKCVTAQKAREAARKARELTRRKGVLESSALPGKLADCANNDPKLCEIYLVEGDSAGGCFSGDTKVALTDGRNLSFKELIKENINNNKNYCYTIKNDGDIGIEIIKNPRVTKKNTNVIKIILDNDETIVCTPDHKFMTRDGEYCEADKLTAEMSLMPLNRKISKIEGRITIEGYEMVYSSKSHKWILTHLLADQYNLKNKVYQTSEKNPKHHADFNKLNNNPSNIIRLAKSEHLKLHTQILKKTLHRKDVIEKCKKIKQTPEFKNKISKIMSSPKMKDMLSKRAKKQWQDENYKRYMAKKYLEFYNSNEKYRQTNLEKLNKSQKEYWSSLKNREAQAQKIKEFYNQNPETKKSLSDKAKKQWSNQELKKWRSKKTKEQWTLEFREKRKKAYDKTYFSHTVSLMKKVFEEYGNLETFDEERKKSKNKNILKKSKFLEKFFSNDSEAMVETVANYNHKIKKIIHLKKKIDVYDIEIPNTHNFALTAGVFVHNSAKQGRDREYQAILPLKGKILNVEKARINKVISNEEIGIIITALGCGIGEDFNISKLRYHKIVIMTDSDVDGQHITCLALTFFYRYMKQLIENGNLYIAQPPLYLIKSGKTQKYAQDDKEKDQILKELGTEEKEVNIQRYKGLGEMNPDQLWETTMDPKKRTFKKVTIEDAVEADHTFTTLMGEQVEARRKFIEDHSKEVINLDV, encoded by the coding sequence ATGGAACAAGAAAAAGAATCATATGGAGCAGATAAAATCACAGTACTAGAAGGTCTAAAAGCAGTTAGAAAAAGACCGGGCATGTATATAGGTTCAACAGGCCCAAGAGGTCTTCACCACATAGTTTATGAGGTAGTTGACAATTCAATTGATGAAGCTTTGGCAGGATATTGCAGCAAAATTAATATAATAATTAATACTGATGGTTCTATATCAGTTGAAGATAATGGGCGAGGGATTCCAACAGGCATGCACCCAAAACTTAACATGTCAGCGCTTACTGTTGTTCTGACAAAATTACATGCAGGAGGTAAATTTGATGGAGAGGCATACAAAGTATCGGGGGGATTACATGGAGTAGGCGTCTCAGTTACAAATGCGCTTTCGATAAAATTAAAAGCCATTATAAAACGCGAAGGTAAAATCCATGAACAGGATTTTTCCCAGGGCAATCCAGTAAACAAAATACATATCATAGGGGATACAACTGAAACAGGCACAACAATTATATTTACACCAGACCCCGAAATATTCACTGAAACCACTATTTTTAGTTACGAAACTTTGCAATCAAGATTAAGAGAATTGGCGTTTTTAAACAGGGGCATTGAAATAAATATTAAAGATGAAAGAATAAATAAAGAACATACATTTAAATATGACGGAGGCATCAAAGAATTTGTATCCTACCTAAACAAAAATAAAATCGGTCTTCATGCTCCGATATATTTCGAAAAAAATAAAGATGATATAGGTGTAGAAATTTCATTGCAATATACTGATTCTTATCAAGAAAACATTTATTCTTTTGCAAATAATATTAATACTCACGAGGGGGGCACGCATTTATCCGGATTCAAATCAGCTTTAACAAGAGCAATAAACCAATATTCAGAAAACAACAAATTACTCGAAAAAAATGAAAAACTTTCAGGTGAAGATGTAAGAGAAGGTTTAACTGCAATTATAAGTATTAAGATTAAAGAACCGCAATTTGAAGGCCAGACAAAAACAAAACTGGGAAATTCAGAAGTTAAAGGTATTGTTGATTCAGTCATATTTTCAGGCCTAATGTCATACTTTGAAGAAAACCCGCAATCTGCCCGCCAAGTAATAAGCAAATGTGTAACAGCACAAAAAGCGAGAGAAGCAGCTAGAAAAGCTCGTGAATTAACAAGAAGAAAAGGTGTGCTGGAAAGTTCAGCTTTACCTGGGAAACTGGCTGATTGCGCAAACAACGACCCTAAACTGTGCGAAATTTATCTTGTTGAAGGAGATTCGGCAGGGGGTTGTTTTTCGGGAGATACAAAAGTCGCGCTAACTGACGGTCGCAATTTAAGTTTCAAAGAATTAATAAAAGAAAACATTAATAATAATAAAAATTATTGCTATACAATTAAAAATGATGGCGATATTGGGATAGAGATTATCAAGAATCCGAGAGTAACTAAAAAAAATACAAATGTAATTAAAATAATCCTTGATAATGATGAAACAATTGTATGTACACCTGACCATAAATTTATGACTAGAGATGGAGAATATTGCGAAGCAGATAAACTTACTGCTGAAATGAGTTTAATGCCATTGAATAGGAAAATATCTAAAATCGAAGGTCGAATTACGATTGAAGGTTATGAAATGGTTTATAGTTCTAAATCACATAAATGGATTTTGACACATTTGCTTGCAGACCAATATAATCTCAAAAATAAAGTTTACCAAACATCAGAAAAAAACCCTAAACATCATGCAGACTTTAACAAATTAAATAACAACCCTTCAAATATAATTAGATTGGCTAAAAGTGAACATCTCAAATTACACACACAAATTCTTAAAAAAACTTTACACCGAAAAGATGTAATAGAAAAATGTAAAAAAATCAAGCAAACCCCTGAATTCAAAAATAAAATTAGTAAAATTATGTCAAGTCCAAAAATGAAAGATATGCTTTCAAAAAGAGCAAAAAAACAATGGCAAGATGAAAACTACAAGAGATATATGGCTAAAAAATATTTAGAATTTTATAATAGCAATGAAAAATATAGACAAACAAATTTAGAAAAGTTAAACAAAAGTCAAAAAGAATATTGGTCATCTTTAAAGAATAGAGAAGCTCAAGCCCAAAAAATTAAAGAATTTTATAACCAAAATCCCGAAACAAAAAAAAGCTTGTCTGATAAAGCTAAAAAACAATGGAGCAATCAAGAATTAAAAAAATGGCGAAGTAAAAAAACTAAAGAACAATGGACCCTTGAATTTAGAGAAAAAAGAAAAAAAGCATATGACAAGACTTATTTTTCACATACGGTATCTTTAATGAAAAAAGTATTTGAAGAGTATGGTAATTTAGAAACATTTGATGAAGAAAGAAAAAAAAGTAAAAACAAGAATATCCTTAAAAAAAGTAAATTTCTTGAAAAGTTTTTTTCGAATGATTCTGAAGCTATGGTGGAAACAGTAGCGAATTATAATCACAAAATAAAGAAAATTATTCATCTAAAAAAGAAAATTGATGTTTATGATATTGAAATTCCAAACACCCATAATTTTGCATTAACAGCAGGAGTATTCGTGCATAATTCAGCTAAACAAGGCAGAGATAGAGAATATCAGGCAATTTTGCCTTTGAAAGGCAAGATTCTTAACGTAGAAAAAGCAAGAATAAATAAAGTAATCTCAAATGAAGAAATAGGTATAATTATCACTGCGCTGGGATGCGGGATTGGTGAAGATTTTAATATTTCAAAATTACGGTACCATAAAATTGTGATAATGACAGATTCTGATGTTGACGGTCAACACATTACCTGCCTTGCATTAACATTCTTTTACAGATATATGAAACAGCTTATTGAAAATGGAAATTTATACATTGCTCAACCCCCTTTATACCTTATTAAATCTGGTAAAACCCAAAAATACGCGCAAGATGATAAAGAAAAGGACCAAATATTGAAAGAATTGGGTACTGAAGAAAAAGAGGTAAATATACAAAGGTATAAAGGTTTAGGAGAGATGAACCCAGACCAGTTATGGGAAACTACGATGGACCCAAAAAAAAGAACTTTCAAAAAAGTTACAATTGAAGATGCAGTTGAAGCAGATCATACATTCACAACTTTAATGGGCGAACAAGTTGAAGCCCGCAGGAAATTTATTGAGGACCATTCAAAAGAAGTTATTAATTTAGATGTATAG
- the rnhB gene encoding ribonuclease HII, whose protein sequence is MIIAIDEAGKGPVIGPLIMCGILIEEEKVQKLIDIGVKDSKLLTPNKREELFPEVKKIVKSYKVISVNPAELDSLMKSGTNLNRIELLKTAEIINSLEGDKAIIDCPSVNLEAYKRELLAQLSRKVALIVEHKADFNYPEVGAASIIAKVIRDTEIKKLQEQYDADFGSGYMSDPLTQKFIEENWQKYPELFRHSWSSWKDLAFNKNQSKLDDF, encoded by the coding sequence ATGATAATTGCTATCGATGAAGCGGGCAAAGGTCCGGTTATAGGTCCGTTAATCATGTGCGGAATTTTAATTGAAGAAGAAAAAGTGCAAAAACTTATTGATATTGGTGTTAAAGATAGCAAGCTTCTTACACCAAACAAACGTGAAGAACTTTTTCCTGAAGTTAAAAAAATAGTTAAATCTTACAAAGTTATTTCAGTAAATCCTGCGGAACTTGACAGTTTGATGAAATCAGGGACAAATCTTAACAGGATTGAACTTCTGAAAACTGCCGAAATAATTAACTCATTAGAGGGAGATAAAGCAATTATTGATTGCCCATCAGTAAACCTTGAGGCATACAAAAGAGAATTACTTGCGCAGCTTAGCCGCAAAGTTGCGCTTATTGTTGAACATAAAGCCGATTTCAACTATCCTGAAGTAGGCGCAGCCTCAATCATTGCAAAAGTTATACGCGATACTGAAATAAAAAAATTACAAGAACAGTATGACGCAGACTTTGGCTCAGGCTACATGTCAGATCCATTAACTCAAAAATTTATAGAAGAAAACTGGCAAAAGTATCCTGAACTGTTTAGGCATTCTTGGTCAAGTTGGAAAGATTTAGCATTCAATAAGAAT